Genomic DNA from Cyprinus carpio isolate SPL01 chromosome A22, ASM1834038v1, whole genome shotgun sequence:
GTGTGTGGAtgaataaatgcatcattcatcattataatataaaacaggtACAACTGATATTTAAGTCACCATAGACATTGAGACGGAAAAGCATGTCCATAAAGTTGCTTTGTAGTCGATAATCATTAGAGTCTGCGATTCTagtgtctgtgatggtcagagatccagtttgattgtccagcttcagtctgtctctgaatctcccgtcaaGAGCATCATCATGTACAGTCATGCTGCCAGTCTGTTTATTaatttcagctattaaagtgttttcatttcCAAACATCCACCGAATCACGTCATCATCCATTATTTCAGTACGACCAGAGTACAGAGAGACTGGCTCTCCCTCTATCACTGACACTGACGTCTGTCCTGtatgaacaaacagaaacagggtTCAACACGTATTAAAAGTATTTGATGGTTTAatagttttaagtttaaaattgaATAACATTACACAACAGAAGCATTAATAATTGTGTCTTTgtgcttattaaaatataaattaagcgAAACAAATATTTAACTGACCACAGACAGTGAGATTGAAACTCTTGCTCACACTACCGGTCTGTAGTTGGTAACGTCCAGCATCTTTCATTCtgatgtctgtgatggtcagagatccagtttgatcgtccagcttcagtctgtctctgaatctcccgtcaaGAACATTATCATATACAGTCATGCTGTTGGCCGGTTTATagatttcagctattaaagtgttttcaaTCATATACATCCACTGAATCCAATAATAATCCATTATTTCAGTAAGATCAGAGTCTaaagtgactgaatctccctttTTTACTGATATTTCATCTGCATGATCAAACACACAGAGTGTgttcaaatgaataaaatcatgtgacaaaagaacagacagaaaacaagaaaaatcgtGTGTGGATTATTAATttcatctttaaattaaaaaaggtgaAACTGATATTTACCATAGACACTGAGAAGGAAAACCATAGTTAAACCGTTCATCAATAGTTCATAATGCCCAATGTAtttagttgtgatgtttgtgatggtcagagatccagtttgtttgtccagcttcagtctgtctctgaatctcccgtcaagaacatcatcatatacagaGAATCTGTCGGCTGTTACATTGATTTCAGCTATTACATGTCTATGTCCAAAACTCCACCGAATCCGTTTAATATACATAACTTTAGCAAGCTTGTtgtgtagagtgacagaatctcccttcTTCACTGACACAAAATCCACTTctgtttcacaaaacaaacacagagaacaCAGAGTTACAAAGAGATTAAAGAATCTAACTTAAACTAATGCTGTTAGACGTTTcactttcatatttattttcatcaatCCCTAAAACTTGAAAACAGACCtgaattcaaatgtgctctcaCAGTGAAATTATagttcaattatatatatatatatatatatatatatatatatatatatatatataaataatttaatcagtAATTTATTACATGGTTTCAGAACAGAAGCAACTGAagccataaaaattattttaaactcaccaaCCAGACGgcagaaacacaaacagaacaaaaatctgTAAAACATCTTCAACCTTTTCAGTCCAAAAATATGAAGAGATAAACTCTTCAGAACTGGTTCAGTAATAAAATGACAGACGAGCTGATGAGAAACTGATCTGTAGTAAAGTCATGAGAAACTGTACTGTcagctaaaataactgcacagtgCTGGTGTGTGTGACCACTGCCCGTTTGTGTGCTTGCTTTTTGCGGATCTTTTTACACTCTGAA
This window encodes:
- the LOC109084425 gene encoding uncharacterized protein LOC109084425 — its product is MYIKRIRWSFGHRHVIAEINVTADRFSVYDDVLDGRFRDRLKLDKQTGSLTITNITTKYIGHYELLMNGLTMVFLLSVYDEISVKKGDSVTLDSDLTEIMDYYWIQWMYMIENTLIAEIYKPANSMTVYDNVLDGRFRDRLKLDDQTGSLTITDIRMKDAGRYQLQTGSVSKSFNLTVCGQTSVSVIEGEPVSLYSGRTEIMDDDVIRWMFGNENTLIAEINKQTGSMTVHDDALDGRFRDRLKLDNQTGSLTITDTRIADSNDYRLQSNFMDMLFRLNVYARLSVPVISRNSSQCSSSSSSSSSCSLVCSVVNVGHVTLSWYKGNSLLSSISVSDLSISLSLPLEVQYQDKNSYSCVLNNPISNQTQHLDITQLCHTCSDSVHCCGSTEAVIRLVLSALVGVATVILLVYDIRSRRAE